Proteins encoded by one window of Acetivibrio thermocellus ATCC 27405:
- the pstB gene encoding phosphate ABC transporter ATP-binding protein PstB, protein MDKICIKNLDLYYGDFQALKKINLNIKANEITAFIGPSGCGKSTLLKCLNRMNDIVEGCRITGKVLLDGEDIYGDIDINLLRKRVGMVFQKPNPFPMSVYDNVAFGPRTHGIKSKIKLDDIVERSLRQAAIWDELKSRLKKSALELSGGQQQRLCIARALAVQPEVLLMDEPTSALDPISTSKIEDLVVELKKDYTIIIVTHNMQQAVRIADSVAFFLNGEVIEYARAEKLFYMPQDKRTEDYITGRFG, encoded by the coding sequence ATGGATAAGATTTGTATAAAAAATCTGGACTTATATTACGGCGATTTTCAGGCGCTGAAGAAAATCAACCTGAATATAAAAGCAAATGAGATTACAGCCTTTATCGGGCCATCAGGCTGCGGAAAATCTACGCTTTTAAAATGCCTGAACCGAATGAATGACATTGTTGAAGGTTGCAGGATAACTGGTAAGGTCCTCCTGGATGGTGAAGACATTTACGGTGATATAGATATCAACCTGCTTCGAAAACGGGTGGGAATGGTTTTCCAAAAGCCCAATCCTTTTCCTATGAGTGTGTATGATAATGTGGCATTCGGGCCACGTACACATGGCATAAAATCAAAAATCAAACTGGACGATATAGTGGAACGGTCGCTCAGGCAGGCCGCAATATGGGATGAATTAAAGAGCCGCTTAAAAAAGAGTGCTTTGGAACTCTCTGGCGGCCAGCAGCAAAGGCTCTGTATTGCGAGGGCATTGGCGGTACAGCCGGAAGTTTTATTGATGGATGAACCTACGTCAGCTTTGGATCCTATCTCAACATCCAAAATTGAAGACCTTGTTGTTGAGTTAAAAAAAGATTATACTATTATTATAGTTACCCATAATATGCAACAGGCGGTACGCATTGCAGATAGTGTAGCTTTTTTTTTAAATGGAGAAGTGATAGAATATGCAAGAGCGGAGAAACTGTTCTATATGCCACAGGATAAACGCACAGAGGACTATATAACCGGGAGGTTTGGGTAA
- a CDS encoding sensor histidine kinase, whose protein sequence is MKKSIYKSMLVLALTTILLTSFLITGVMYRAFYLRMQQEIRNEAIFISSAYNLIGQEFFSSIADQESSSRITWVASDGTVLFDNMADAEKMENHLNRPEIADALKNGFGEAVHLSKTLGTQTFYWAVRLNDGTVLRVSATTNSVFKSVLGFFPYVALITLMVILLTMIIANLLTKKIFLPLNNLNLEDPLSNDVYDELSPLLIRMAKQNDQIKSQFKKLKEQKEEFNAITENIREGIIVLNNKGLILFINKSAADIFNVSTQDIINKHILTLDRSITLQKAIETAMGGHLFEDIFAIGENSFNLLASPVKDEVVVKGVILFILDVTEKQSAEKMRREFAANVSHELKTPLTSILGYAELMKSGMVKPEDISEFSDRIYNEARHLIDLIEDVIRISRLDEKNVQLPFEEIDLLELAKETVGRLSSLAQQKRIKLSVGGDNAIIFGVRQILEEMIYNLCDNAIKYNYENGKVDVNVKTFSDQVVLTVADNGFGIPREHQSRVFERFYRIDKSHSRETGGTGLGLSIVKHSAEFHNAKIRLMSKPGKGTTITVIFSREQ, encoded by the coding sequence ATGAAAAAGAGTATTTATAAAAGCATGCTGGTATTGGCCCTTACAACTATTTTACTTACCTCGTTTCTTATAACCGGAGTGATGTACCGGGCATTCTATCTCAGGATGCAGCAAGAAATCAGGAATGAAGCCATTTTTATATCATCCGCTTACAATCTAATCGGACAAGAGTTTTTTTCTAGCATTGCAGATCAAGAAAGCTCTAGCAGGATTACATGGGTAGCTAGTGACGGTACTGTTTTGTTTGATAATATGGCTGATGCAGAAAAGATGGAAAATCACCTCAACAGGCCGGAAATTGCCGATGCGTTGAAAAACGGATTTGGTGAAGCAGTTCACCTTTCCAAAACTCTAGGAACTCAGACCTTTTATTGGGCTGTCCGACTTAATGACGGCACAGTCCTAAGAGTATCAGCCACGACTAATAGTGTTTTTAAATCTGTTTTAGGTTTTTTTCCGTATGTCGCTTTAATCACATTGATGGTTATCTTGCTGACCATGATCATTGCCAACCTGTTGACGAAAAAAATCTTTCTTCCTTTGAACAATTTAAATTTGGAGGATCCGTTGTCCAATGATGTCTATGACGAATTGTCTCCATTGCTAATTCGCATGGCTAAACAAAATGATCAGATTAAAAGTCAGTTCAAAAAACTGAAAGAGCAGAAGGAAGAGTTTAATGCAATTACGGAGAATATTAGAGAGGGAATCATAGTTTTAAACAACAAAGGCTTGATATTATTCATAAACAAAAGTGCCGCAGACATATTCAATGTCAGTACTCAGGATATAATTAACAAGCATATATTAACACTTGATCGAAGCATAACTCTTCAAAAGGCAATAGAGACAGCTATGGGAGGGCATTTATTTGAGGATATATTTGCCATAGGTGAAAATTCTTTTAATTTACTGGCTAGCCCTGTTAAGGATGAAGTGGTTGTCAAAGGAGTTATTCTGTTTATATTGGATGTAACAGAAAAACAATCCGCCGAAAAAATGCGCCGTGAGTTTGCCGCTAATGTGTCGCATGAACTTAAAACGCCTCTCACCTCTATTTTAGGTTACGCAGAGCTTATGAAAAGCGGCATGGTAAAACCTGAAGACATTTCCGAGTTTTCCGACCGCATATACAACGAAGCAAGGCATCTCATAGACTTGATAGAAGATGTGATACGGATCTCCAGACTGGATGAAAAAAATGTTCAGCTCCCCTTTGAAGAGATTGATTTATTGGAATTGGCAAAAGAAACAGTCGGCAGATTATCTTCCCTTGCACAGCAGAAACGGATAAAGCTATCAGTCGGCGGTGATAACGCGATCATTTTTGGTGTTAGACAAATTCTGGAGGAGATGATCTATAATCTTTGTGATAACGCAATCAAATACAATTATGAAAACGGCAAGGTTGATGTAAATGTAAAAACTTTCTCCGACCAGGTTGTACTAACCGTAGCCGATAATGGCTTTGGCATTCCGAGGGAGCATCAAAGCCGCGTGTTTGAACGCTTTTATAGAATCGACAAGTCCCATTCAAGGGAAACCGGTGGAACTGGTCTGGGCCTTTCTATTGTAAAGCACAGTGCCGAATTCCATAATGCAAAGATTCGATTGATGAGCAAGCCTGGAAAGGGTACAACGATTACAGTTATATTTAGTCGTGAACAATAG
- a CDS encoding nitroreductase family protein — protein MNEIIYKRRSVRKFENSELDSDTLKKIQDIIDKAKPLFPDASYSVEIVKSKWPIPYFLAFCGENLENIGFIGQQISLALSAIGIGSYWKMGKPQGEIKSKYPFVISMPFGKPAEPLFRAKNEFVRKSLEEISEGNDHRLEAARLAPSGLNAQDWYFIAESGNIHCFRKKPNILMAPIKNKLNRIDIGIAICHIAEESEDFKFVQLSTPPTKAGYIYVGTVTKAN, from the coding sequence ATGAACGAGATAATATATAAACGCAGGTCTGTAAGGAAATTTGAAAACTCAGAGTTGGATAGTGATACTCTCAAAAAAATTCAAGATATCATCGACAAGGCAAAGCCTCTTTTCCCGGATGCTTCTTATTCCGTCGAGATTGTAAAAAGTAAATGGCCCATTCCATATTTTCTTGCTTTTTGTGGTGAAAACCTTGAAAACATTGGTTTTATCGGACAGCAAATTAGCCTGGCCCTTTCGGCAATCGGCATAGGTTCATATTGGAAAATGGGCAAGCCTCAAGGCGAAATAAAAAGCAAGTATCCGTTCGTTATCTCAATGCCATTTGGAAAACCCGCCGAACCGTTATTCCGCGCAAAAAACGAGTTCGTTCGTAAAAGCCTTGAGGAGATTTCCGAAGGTAATGATCACCGACTCGAGGCTGCTCGGCTTGCGCCTAGCGGATTGAATGCTCAAGACTGGTATTTTATTGCCGAAAGCGGAAATATTCATTGTTTTCGTAAAAAGCCGAACATACTCATGGCCCCGATAAAAAACAAGTTGAACAGAATTGACATAGGTATAGCTATTTGCCATATTGCAGAAGAAAGTGAAGATTTTAAATTCGTCCAACTATCCACCCCGCCCACAAAAGCAGGATATATCTATGTTGGTACTGTAACAAAAGCAAACTGA
- a CDS encoding flavodoxin family protein: protein MKTAIVYYSQHHGNTKKLLDAIAIVDDVTLIDVTKHTAYDLNEFNLIGFASGIYFQKFSKKVLDFAKNNLPFNKKVFFIYTCGIKFPSYTVAIRAVVKEKNADIVGEYGCPGFDTFGPFKIVGGIRKGRPNENDIAKAVQFFRGILK, encoded by the coding sequence ATGAAAACAGCCATTGTTTATTATTCGCAGCATCACGGAAACACTAAAAAACTTCTTGATGCAATTGCAATAGTCGATGATGTAACGCTAATCGATGTTACAAAACACACTGCTTATGATTTGAATGAATTTAATTTGATAGGCTTTGCGTCGGGCATTTATTTTCAAAAATTTAGCAAGAAGGTTCTTGATTTTGCCAAAAACAATCTCCCCTTCAACAAAAAGGTCTTCTTTATATATACCTGTGGAATAAAGTTTCCTTCCTATACTGTGGCAATCCGTGCAGTGGTAAAGGAGAAAAATGCCGATATAGTTGGTGAATACGGTTGTCCCGGGTTTGACACGTTTGGACCGTTTAAAATTGTGGGAGGAATACGAAAAGGCAGGCCGAATGAGAATGATATCGCAAAAGCAGTACAATTCTTCAGGGGGATACTGAAATGA
- a CDS encoding response regulator transcription factor, translating into MIYCVEDDRSIRELIIYALKSNGYEAVGFDKAEPFYKELENKLPDLVLLDIMLPGEDGIEILKKLKASPKLRNIPVIMLTAKSAEYDKVLGLDSGADDYITKPFGIMEFLSRVKAVLRRSGNVSNSSEISVGQLTMYIDKHVVIADGKEVALTFKEFELLKYLMENAGIVLTRDKLLEEVWGYEYEGETRTLDVHIRTLRQKLGEAGAIIETVRGVGYKIGGKA; encoded by the coding sequence ATGATCTATTGTGTAGAGGACGATAGAAGCATTCGGGAGCTTATCATATATGCACTGAAATCCAATGGTTATGAGGCTGTAGGCTTTGACAAAGCTGAGCCATTTTATAAAGAATTGGAAAATAAGCTACCCGATTTAGTATTGCTTGATATCATGTTGCCCGGCGAAGATGGTATTGAAATATTGAAAAAACTAAAGGCATCACCGAAACTACGAAATATTCCGGTAATCATGCTTACTGCAAAAAGCGCAGAATATGACAAGGTTTTAGGGCTGGACAGTGGAGCAGATGATTATATTACCAAGCCTTTTGGTATTATGGAGTTCCTTTCCCGTGTCAAAGCAGTTCTCAGAAGATCAGGAAATGTAAGTAATTCATCTGAAATATCTGTTGGACAGCTAACGATGTATATTGACAAGCATGTTGTTATAGCAGACGGGAAAGAGGTTGCTCTTACGTTCAAAGAATTTGAGCTTCTGAAATATTTGATGGAAAATGCTGGCATTGTGCTGACAAGGGATAAGCTCCTGGAGGAAGTATGGGGATATGAATATGAAGGCGAAACTCGTACTTTGGATGTGCATATCCGTACCCTGCGGCAGAAGCTTGGAGAAGCGGGAGCGATTATTGAGACGGTGAGAGGGGTTGGCTATAAGATCGGAGGAAAGGCATGA
- the phoU gene encoding phosphate signaling complex protein PhoU, with the protein MSNKFDEQLDLLKTQMIQMGALCEEAIASATKALINGDMELAKKVITKDEDIDNKEKEIESICLKLLLQFQPVARDLRQISSALKIITDMERIGDQAADISEIIRLANIKSANNISHIANMAKATIKMVTDSIDAYVQQDLKLAKAVIDYDDVVDNLFNDVKADIIRLINEDTKNGEFAIDLMMIAKYFERIGDHATNIAEWVIFSITGKHVEEEQ; encoded by the coding sequence ATGAGTAATAAATTTGATGAACAACTGGACCTTTTAAAGACTCAGATGATACAAATGGGTGCATTGTGCGAAGAAGCCATAGCAAGTGCAACAAAAGCGCTTATCAACGGAGATATGGAACTTGCCAAAAAAGTAATAACTAAAGATGAGGACATAGATAACAAGGAAAAGGAGATTGAAAGCATTTGTCTCAAATTGCTTCTACAGTTTCAGCCGGTTGCCAGGGATTTACGGCAGATTTCTTCTGCTCTAAAGATAATAACAGATATGGAACGAATTGGTGACCAAGCTGCAGATATTTCAGAAATTATCAGGCTTGCAAATATAAAGTCTGCAAATAACATAAGTCATATAGCAAACATGGCAAAGGCTACGATAAAAATGGTTACCGACAGTATTGATGCGTATGTACAACAGGATTTAAAACTTGCAAAAGCGGTAATAGATTACGATGATGTAGTAGACAATCTGTTTAATGATGTAAAAGCGGATATAATCAGGCTGATTAATGAAGATACTAAAAATGGTGAATTTGCTATTGACCTGATGATGATTGCCAAATATTTTGAACGGATAGGCGATCATGCTACAAATATTGCAGAATGGGTCATATTTTCCATTACCGGCAAGCATGTGGAGGAAGAACAATGA